From the genome of Tachypleus tridentatus isolate NWPU-2018 chromosome 6, ASM421037v1, whole genome shotgun sequence:
GTATTTTGGCTTTCATGATTCCTCCTATTTTGAGAAGTATTAagagttacgtgacatagcataTATGGACTTTTATATAAGTTAAATATGAGTTTCGTGATTCTAAAGAACAGTTCTTCATTGGCACATATTTCCCTGGCCAACGATTCTTAATCGAGTTTGATGATAGTTTGAAATTATGGAAGAAATTAGTTGAGTTGTATTCATTGTGAACTTAAGTCAATTAAATGTCATATTCACATGTACGactagttttttatttgtttgtttgtttgttttggaatttcgcacaaagctactcgagggctacctgtgctagccgtctctaatttagcagtgtaagactagagggaaggcagctaatcatcaccacccaccgccaactcttgggctactcttttaccaacgaaaagtgggattgaccgtcacattataacgcccccacggctgggagggcgagcatatttggcgcgaacccgcgaccctcagattacgaagcgcacgccttaacgcgctaggccatgccaggccttgtacGAGTAGTATATACGCCAAATGTAGGACATAAAGAGCCATTTGGTTGTATCAGTTCCAATATTGAAAAAGCGTTTCATTTGAATTTGATGAACGTTTCTGGAGAACAACTGTGATTTTACATTTTGGAAAAGTTGCAATTTAACCATACGTTATTTGACTACACACATCTAACCATTACTTGAAAAACCAAACATTctttatatttagttaaaaactTACACAGTAGTACTAAAAGTCGGCTGTACATTTAATTTCCATTATTTGGTTTGATAGAACCAAAAGACACCATTGACTTCATTCCTTTGAGATGAAAAGCCATATCTGTACCGATTGGTatgtatttcttttgttgttgttgttatgtagtACTCCTGACTTGCAACAAgctttaaaattttgatataaatatgatGTAACACCTTACAGTATTGGAGTTTTTAGGGATGAAgtgtatatttttgtgtaatatgTATCGTAACACTCTAGAATCAGCACTATTTGCAATGCGTATGTatatgttcaaatattttaaaaatattattagaaaaggtaTCTAGCTTCTTGATCATACATTTTcgttgacaaaaatatattttagaatttcgTAACTTTTAAATGAATGAAAGAACATATCTGAAGAATATTTTAAGTAAGATGCCAAACTAGTCACAAGTTTCGCTTAGCTGTCTTAGCATTTCAAAGATACTTAATTGTGTTACCATTTCGCCACATTTTTTTCGTATATTCTATTTTATTGAATAGGTTTCAAAGACATGTGACATACTTTCATCCACAAAATGGTGGAGCTATATAGTCTTTTATCCCATTTTTGGTATGTTTAAATGTATGTTTCATGTTCAAAAAATAGTTACACAGGTAGAAAATTCATTAACCTTCAGAATTCTATGATTTCTCATAATCTACAAATAGATGCATGTGGTTTTATGAATTCGTGTTATAAATCAACATAAACGTGTTACAAGTGGTCTCATGCTATTTATTTAAGTCAAAGTATAACAAGCATATGCTTTACTCGGGAAATAAATGGTTAAAGATGCTCTTTGATAGTCGTAgccaaaatatctttaaaattaatgaaaataaatcagtttaaatCTATAGTTATGTTAATTGGGTTACACtatttagttttgatttatttagAATAATCATGTTTATTGTAATAGTTGAGAACGTTATGTTTTATAGATAGAAATGCAATGAGGAAAACATTGTATCATAGCTTTTTGATTGGAATCTTCCCTGCAATAATGTCTTCCAGCTTATGTTTACCAAGTTCATTATTAGCACTTTTAATAATCTGCTTTTTCAACTCGTTCATAATCTTAGGCTTAAACttgtcaaaaattatttttccaacTGAGCTTAAAAGAGCATTGATGACATCACCAAAACTGCCTCCTCCTAAAATATTTTCCAACTTAATACTAACTTTGCTGAAATCAATGCTGACTGCCATATTATCAGCCAATTGAAGATAGCCATCTGTGGTCACTGTAAGGCCACCATCTAAATAAATGTCTAAATTATCTATTTGTATAGTTGCTTTTCCATCTCCATACAAAGGAAATATTCCAGCAATTTTGCCTTCTAGATTGTAGTTGTTGCTAGTAGCTTTTAAGAAGGGAAGCTTAAGcttgaaagatattttaagatcCTGAAGGTCTGCTTCTAAACTTGGAACACTGAAACCAGAGAGCCCAAATAGCTGcaagttttgaatatttatatcaaCTTGTGCAATACCCTCTTTGATATTTTCGTTTATATTTCCTATCATAAGAGGGTCAAGTACAGGGAATTTTAACTCAGGAACGCCTGTGGGCATCTTGTCTCGAAAGTTCTCCAGAACTGCCATAATGTAGTTCCTAAGACTGTCGTCGTGTTGAATTACAGGAGTCAATCCTAAATGAAGAAGAAAGGTGTTGATTACATATACAATACAATGTGTGTTTGACTTCTTTTGTGTTGTGATGTTTAAAGGCAAGAAATAACAGCGTTTTTGCACAGTGCATGAAcatttattaaagcaaaaagtcttataagtaaaataaaatatattatttatgctgTATTTCAAACTACTCTATTGAACTCACTATTAAAATAGCGAACTAATTtaaatatgttacatattcagtcCACTTCAATAAAACTATAATCAtaataaagcttataaacaactATTTCTATAAGATATGAAATGTACAAAAGCTAAAGTTTTATTATCTGTTGCAGTCATCAAATGAGACGTCAAAAATAGTAATCTTTTGCAGGTCTTTCAAACAAATGTTATCATCTTGAAACCTTCAAATATTTGCTGCTTGTATGATCTTCTAATATACACCATGAACAGAAAATGTCGGTGGTAAAGGTGCAAATATTACATCTATGAAGGgcacaaaagtttaaaaaagtattaaaaaagcTCAACATTATGTTATAGACAGCAAAATTCTGCATAATTCTCAGATTTTCTAAATAGCGTGACAGTTAATATGATCCGAGTGTATCGTGCAATTccaataaattttactttaaaatactcaTTTGTTATTGTCTACACGTTTGCAATAGACATTTTTGGTATATGATgcgtataaaaataatttacaaaggATATTACTTTGTCTAAAATTTTAAATCACCTCAATGATCTCATAGAATACGCTCACAACACTTCATTCcataacaataacaattattttccTATATCTCTATATTTCTGAATAATCTGTCTGCATATCACCAGGTATACGTAAGTTTAGGTGTATGAAAACAgtctaaaataacaaactctCAGTTATGATAGTTCATTACCATAAAAGTATGTAACATAAACTCAGCGTTACAAATAATAGTTagaaataattatgttgtttgttCAGATGCACATGCTTCTTTTCAGGGGTAGAGAAGATGACATCGTAGTTCCATGAAATATATCTAGATGGTGTTGCTAGATTACCATTACACTTGATAGCATGGAAATTGTCTGCTGCCAGTGAGCATATTATTAGGTGTTGCATCATAGTTTGAGTGTTATTTAATAGGTGTATAATATTGCTTGGTAAATTATGTTACTAAAGTTAGTGCTACTAGGATGAACAGTGTTTCTATAAACAGATAGTTATATAGAATGGTGAGCTCATTGTAAGTGTCTCAACATGTGATTATGTCATAAGGATCGTAGTCTAGATGTAATTTTTGTCCTAAAAAGATAcaagtaaaaccattattttaacgaGATAGCCATTAGAACAGCTACACATGTCAGGTTTAATTTAAGCTATCCATTATTCCGACAAGGCAAATATTAGAACCTTGACCCTTTTAAAACTATCCACCAATTTATGCTTGAAACATTTAGTTAATTCGTTAATTTTATATACATctgatgtttcatttttatgGATGAGATGGTTCGTTAATAATGTTCTTAGGCATTCATTTAATGCTTCTGTATTTAATTTACAGGACATACTTTTCCAGTTTCGTAGATTTTATATGTACAATGCTTATCATTAGATaatctctataataaatattttgcataatataTTCGTCCTGAAACGGACACCTATTTCAATTActcaataatatataataattggtGTGCTTAGCTTTATAACTCGATTTgttccattgttttgtttttgaatttcgcacaaagctactcgagggctatctgtgctagccgtccctaatttggcagtgtaagactagagagaaggcagctagtcatcaccacccaccgccaactttgggctactcttttatcaacgaatagtgggattgaccaaaacttataacgcccccacggctgaaaggacgagcatgtttggcgcgatgggaatgcgaacccgcgaccctcagattgcgatttGTTCCATTAATGTTTAAACGATCTACGTAAAGAGTTATGtgtaaatattatgatttttacGTTTCTGTAGATATgttcacaaatatttaaacatatgcttgaaaatgtttttttttttcccttggTGACTGAAAATTTATGCATATAGGCCCAATAAGTAAAATTCTTACCATTTCGAAAAACGAAACGTTTATTACAGATAGGTCACCATTTCATCTTATTATTGATGTATCCCGGTTGATGACAAGTTGGGTAAACCAAGGGACATGTTTTCTTAAGCCTGAAACAACTAGTGctttaatttctataaaactgACATACAAAGTAGAAAATCTATTTCGTTATATTTCAAATTGCACTTTATTTACTCTATAACATTTAAACTTACTAGTTTGCGAAGGcatcaaatacatttttcacgAATGAAcacaactgagaaaaaaaaaagaggtgacAATCATAGTCCAATCATAGGACCTTTAATTTTCTTTGACATTTTATAAATCCAGCATATTTACTGCTTATCATT
Proteins encoded in this window:
- the LOC143253627 gene encoding uncharacterized protein LOC143253627 isoform X1; this encodes MYRLILFLFGAEIVGLTPVIQHDDSLRNYIMAVLENFRDKMPTGVPELKFPVLDPLMIGNINENIKEGIAQVDINIQNLQLFGLSGFSVPSLEADLQDLKISFKLKLPFLKATSNNYNLEGKIAGIFPLYGDGKATIQIDNLDIYLDGGLTVTTDGYLQLADNMAVSIDFSKVSIKLENILGGGSFGDVINALLSSVGKIIFDKFKPKIMNELKKQIIKSANNELGKHKLEDIIAGKIPIKKL
- the LOC143253627 gene encoding uncharacterized protein LOC143253627 isoform X2, which encodes MAVLENFRDKMPTGVPELKFPVLDPLMIGNINENIKEGIAQVDINIQNLQLFGLSGFSVPSLEADLQDLKISFKLKLPFLKATSNNYNLEGKIAGIFPLYGDGKATIQIDNLDIYLDGGLTVTTDGYLQLADNMAVSIDFSKVSIKLENILGGGSFGDVINALLSSVGKIIFDKFKPKIMNELKKQIIKSANNELGKHKLEDIIAGKIPIKKL